A genome region from Thermococcus alcaliphilus includes the following:
- a CDS encoding elongation factor 1-beta — protein MSDFNLVGIIRVMPTDPDVNLDELEAAIRKTLEEKFGGKYGISKIDREPIAFGLVALKVYVLGKDAEGYSFDEVAEAFAQVENVESAEVETVSRF, from the coding sequence ATGAGTGATTTTAATTTGGTAGGAATCATTAGGGTTATGCCAACCGATCCAGATGTAAACCTCGATGAATTAGAAGCAGCAATCAGAAAGACACTCGAGGAGAAGTTTGGGGGCAAATATGGAATCTCTAAGATTGACAGAGAACCAATCGCATTTGGTTTAGTTGCCCTCAAGGTTTATGTGCTTGGAAAAGATGCTGAAGGATATTCCTTCGACGAAGTTGCAGAAGCATTTGCTCAAGTGGAAAACGTTGAAAGCGCTGAAGTTGAGACCGTTTCCAGATTTTGA
- a CDS encoding zinc finger domain-containing protein: MAETIPVCTSCGKEITPREHATHFICPNCGEEVIWRCESCRVLGVTYKCPKCGWEGP; the protein is encoded by the coding sequence ATGGCCGAGACAATCCCCGTGTGTACATCATGTGGAAAGGAGATAACGCCAAGAGAGCACGCTACCCACTTCATATGCCCAAACTGTGGGGAAGAAGTTATATGGAGATGTGAAAGCTGTCGTGTCCTTGGGGTAACCTACAAGTGCCCCAAATGTGGATGGGAAGGACCTTGA